A single genomic interval of Penicillium psychrofluorescens genome assembly, chromosome: 2 harbors:
- a CDS encoding uncharacterized protein (ID:PFLUO_002801-T1.cds;~source:funannotate) — translation MATTSTAAEMTSTEKTRLRVSLEGAAARKGPSIGQWLEFPGYSLARTVSQLGEDWVLIDCEHGNIDDNEMYLQVGAVSSSGVSPIVRIPAAEPWMMKRALDCGAHAIMVPMCETKDQAEAIVRGCKYPSAQWPQGARGTGAMFAPAAFNQNGRQYLARANESVMVIVQIETRQAVENCEEIARVDGVDMLFVGPNDLASSMGYFAFDHGQIAEVQHASQRVLDAAKSAGKYAGHFALSAKIASEKYKQGFDFVNCGADIVAVTAWMSEEMTKLKRLVDETANI, via the exons ATGGCCACTACCTCTACGGCCGCGGAGATGACCTCAACCGAGAAAACCAGACTGCGGGTGTCGTTGGAAGGCGCTGCGGCGCGGAAAGGTCCATCTATTGGGCAATGGCTTGAGTTTCCCGGCTACTCGCTGGCAAGGACTGTTTCGCAGCTGGGAGAAGAT TGGGTATTAATCGACTGCGAACACGGGAATATCGACGACAACGAGATGTACCTCCAAGTGGGCGCAGTATCTTCCTCAGGGGTATCGCCGATTGTCCGTattcctgcagcagagccgtggatgatgaagagagcTCTTGACTGCGGCGCTCATGCAATCATGGTTCCAATGTGCGAAACCAAG GACCAAGCGGAGGCGATCGTACGAGGCTGCAAATACCCCTCAGCGCAATGGCCGCAAGGTGCTCGTGGGACAGGCGCCATGTTTGCTCCGGCAGCATTTAATCAAAATGGGCGACAATACTTGGCCCGTGCCAATGAGTCCGTCATGGTTATAGTTCAGATCGAGACCCGGCAGGCCGTTGAGAACTgcgaggagattgcgcgCGTCGACGGTGTTG ATATGCTTTTCGTCGGCCCAAATGATCTGGCGTCTTCAATGGGATATTTTGCTTTTGACCATGGCCAGATTGCCGAGGTTCAGCATGCCTCGCAGCGTGTTCTCGATGCCGCGAAAAGCGCCGGGAAGTATGCGGGCCACTTCGCTTTATCGGCAAAGATCG CGTCCGAGAAATATAAGCAAGGGTTTGATTTTGTGAATTGTGGCGCCGATATCGTCGCCGTTACGGCGTGGATGTCGGAGGAAATGACAAAATTGAAGCGGCTGGTTGATGAAACAGCCAATATATAA